CGGCAGCCCGGAGCGGCGGCGCCCGGCGTCGAAGTAACGCACGTGCATCTGGGCCAGGCCGCCGTTGTAGAGCACCTGCGGCGAGCCGGTGGTGAGCTGCAGCAGCGCCTCCGTGACGACCGGGTTGCGGTCCTGCCAGTCGTGGATGCCGAACGCGTCGGGGCCGACGGCCGGGTCCACCGGGTCGTTCTCGATCGCGGCCACCCGCTCGGCGCAGGTGTCGGCGGCGCTGCGCAGCATCCGCTCGGGGTAGCCGGGGTTGCGGCCGGCGAGGTACTCGTACCAGGGCTCCTCGTGGCCCGACTCCTCCTTGGTGCGCTGGGTGTGCACCGCCGTCCAGTCCCAGCTCGACGCCTCCCGCAGCCGGTCGATCCGCTCGCGGTCGGCGGTGTCCCTGCTGAAGTGCCACAGGGCCACCGGGAGCTGGGTCGGCATGACGTTGTGGTCGAACCAGCCCGAGTCGTCGCGGCGCATCGGGGCCAGCAGCGTCGGCTCGTCCGCCAGCCCGCGCAGGTGGGGCCGCCAGCGCTTGGTGATCGTGCTCACCTCGGCCGGCCGCCGGGGCGCCGCCTCGCGCAGCACCGCGTCCAGGGGGTTGCGGGCCAGCTCCAGATAGGAGCGGTCGCCGGTGAGCAGCGCCGCGTTGGTCGCGCCGATGATCGCGGCGCTGCCGACCGGTGGCAGGCCGTGCGGCCAGGACCAGCCGTAGTGGCCGCCGTACCAGCGGCCGTCCAGTTGCTCGCCGACGATGCCGTGCGTGCCGGCGTTGTCGGGGACGATCTCGCGGCCGTCCAGCCGCTCCCGCCAGGCGTCCACGTACTCGCGCACCCAGGCGGCGTGGCGGTCCTCGCCGCCGAGGAGGTGGGCGTTGGCGACGAGGCTGGTCGCGGCCAGGTTGACGATCGTGTCGCCGCGCCCCATGCGCTCCCACATCACCTTGCCGTACGCGCGGGCGCGCGCCGGGTCGGCGGCCAGGTCGTCGAACGGGGCGGCCTCGGCGATCCAGTCGAGCGGCAGGCCGTAGGGGCGCAGCGCCAGGCTCCACGGGAAGTAGACGTCGTGGTCGCTGAAGCCCCAGCGCGGCCCCGCGGCGCCGTTGTGCGGGGCGCGGATCACCCGGTGCTCGGGGTCGTAGTTGGGGCCGCCGGGCAGGTAGAGGTCGGCGAAGCGGGCGGCCAGCTCCCTCAGCTCGCCGTCCTCGGGCTCGGCCAGGCACAGGCCGTAGAACAGCAGCAGGCCCTCGCCCTGGTGGAACCAGTCGTAGCCGCGCTCGAAGCCGTCCACCAGCATGCCCATCCCGGCGAGCTGCGCGGTGACGCCCCGCCAGTGCCTGCGGGCCGCGGCCAGCACGTCGTCGCTGCCGCCGAGCAGGTAGAGGGTCGGCCAGTTGAAGAACGCCTCGTAGAAGTCGTCCACGCCGTCGCGGCCGTCGAGCCCCTGGCCGAGCCGGTCGCGGAAGACCAGCCGGCCGTCGCCCTCGGTGTAGCGGTCGGCGAAGATCCGCCAGGCCTTGTCCTGCGCGGCGAACAGCTCGCGCTGCAGCCCGGCCCACGCGGGCGGGTCGGTCACGGGACGGCTCGCCAGCAGGGCCGGCGGGATTGGGATACGCATGGAGAACACCAATCGTTCATCGATAGCCGATGATATGAATCTTCTTGAGCCCGATTCCGCCTGTCAACACGGAGCCGACGTGATCGACTGCCATGTCCACCTCTGGGACCTCGACCAGGGCCATCCCTGGATCCGGCCGGGGTCGCCGCACCACCGGACCTTCACCGCCGACGACCTGGCCGCGTCGGGCGCGGATGTCGTGGGGCTGACCGGCGCGATCCTGGTCGAGGCGTCCCGGGGCGACCGCGCGGAGAACGTCCTGCTGCGCGACCTGCGCCTGCGCCACCCGGGCCTGCTCCTCGGCCACGTCGGCAACCTCAACACCTGCGCCGGGCTCGGCCCGGAGCGCTTCGCCGACTTGCTGGCGCGCACCCGGCCGAACGGCATGCGGCTCGGCGGCGCCTCCTGGGACGCCACGCCGCCGGGCGCGCGGGCGCTGCTCCCCGTCCTGGCCCGGTACGGCGTCGCGCTCGAAGTCAACCTGCACCACGAGGCCGTCCCGGCGGCGGCCGAGGCCGCGGCCCGCCACCCGGGGCTGACCGTGATCGTCGACCATCTCGGCAATCCGGCGAACCTCGCCGCCGCCGACCCGGGGGAGTGGCGGGAGCAGGTGCGGCGGGCGGCCCGGATGCCCGGCGTGTTCATGAAGATCTCCGGACTGCTCACCCAGCAGCACGGCGTGCCGGAGGAGCGGGTGGCCGACCTGGTCGCGCACGCCGTCGGGGAGTTCGGCCCCGGCCGGTGCATGATCGGCTCCGACTGGCCGATCTGCCTGGCGCGCGGCTCCCGGGCCGCCTCGCTGCGGCTGGCCCGGCGCGGGCTGACCGGGCTGGACGACGCCGGTCGCGGGCTCGTGCTGAGCGGCACCGCCGGGCGCGCGTACGGCCTGACGCCTCAGGTTGACAACGATCGGGGGCCCTGCTTCGATGCACCGGTTGCGATCGATAAGCGATGATTGGTGGACGATGGCACAGTTCGATCTGCCGCTTGACCAGCTTGAGCAGTACCGGCCGGCCCTGCCGGAGCCGCCCGACCTGGATGCGTTCTGGGCGAAGACGCTCGCCGAGAGCGACGCCTTCGACCTGGCGATGACGGCCGAGCCGGTGGCGAACGGCCTGGCGACGATCGACACCTTCGACGTCACCTTCGCCGGCTACGGCGGCCATCCCGTCCGTGGCTGGCTGCACCTGCCGGTCACCCGGACGGGGCCGCTGCCCGTCGTGGTCGAGTACCTGGGCTACGGCAGCGGGCGCGGCGTGCCGCACGAGAAGCGGCTCTGGGCGTGCGCCGGCTACGCCCATCTCGTCATGGACAGCCGCGGCCAGGGAGCCGACACCCCCGACCCCGACGTCGCGACCGGCGACGTCGCGGCGCCCGGGTTCCTCACCCGCGGCGTGCTCGACCCGCAGCGCTACTACTACCGCCGCCTCTACACCGACGCGGTGCGCGCCGTGGCGGCCGTGCGCACCCACCCGGCGGTGGACCCGGCCAGGGTCGCGGTGACCGGCACCAGCCAGGGCGGCGGCATCGCCCTCGCCGCCGCCGGCCTCGCGCCCGGCCTGCGGGCGGTCCTGCCCGACGTGCCGTTCCTGTGCTGCTTCCCGCGCGCCGCCACCTTCACCGACCAGCCCCCTTACGTGGAGATCACCCGGTACGTGAAGCTCCACCGCGCGCACGCGCAGACCGTGATGCGCACGCTGTCCTACTTCGACGCCGCCGTCCTCGCCCGCCGGGCCACGGCCCCCGCGCTGTTCTCCGTCGGCCTCATGGACCGCATCTGCCCGCCGTCCACCGTCTACGCGGCCTTCAACCACTACGGGGAACGCGCGGCGCTGCCGTCCGGCGACAAGCAGATCAGCGTCTACCCGTTCAACGACCACGAGGGCGGCGGCCCCGACCACGAGGTCGTCAAGCTCGCCTGGCTGGCCGACCGGCTGTCACCATCGATACCTGCTAAGCGATGATCACTCTTATGATGAACAGGGGGACGCGACAGCGCATGATGGGGAACACATGGCATCGACACCGCAAGTGAGCGGCTTCGCCTCGCGGCTGGCCACGAGCAAGGACTCCGTTCGCCCCACTCTGATCTCCGATCGAGTGTACGAGCTGCTCCGGCAGGCCATCGTCGAAGGAGACCTCGCGCCGAACGACCGCGTGGTGGAGTCGGAGATCGCCCGCCGGCTCGGGGTGAGTCAAGCGCCGGTCCGCGAGGCCGTCAAGCAGCTCGCCCGCGAGGGCCTGCTCGTGCACGTGCCGCGGCGCGGCAACTTCGTCGTCGAGATCTCCACCCAGGACGCCGAGTACGCCCGCCAGGTGCGCGAGCCACTCGAACGGCTGGCCGCCACCATGGCCGCCGAGCGCATCACCGCCGAGCAGCTCGGTGAGCTGGGCGAGCTGGTCGCCGAGATGCGCGGGGCCGTGGAGGTCAACGACGTCGGCCGGTTCCGCGACGTCGACATCGCCTTCCACACCCGGGTCGTGCAGATCGCCGGCAATCCGTTCCTGACCCGGATGTGGGAGGTGCTCGAACCCAACCTGCGTGCGCTGCGGGCCATCGCCGATCCACTGTTCGAGGGGGATTGGCGGGCGATGGCCGATGAGCACGGGCGGCTGGTCGCGCTGCTGGGCGATGGCGATGCCGCTACGGCTGCCGACGCGTTCGCCGATCACGCCGCCGGTCGTTCGCCGGTGCCTGATCGGCGTACGCGCAGGAAGTCGGCGGGCAGCGTCACGTGACCCACCGCCCCCGGTGGGGGACGCACTGACGCCGGCCCCTTGGGGGTAGGACGCGCCCGACGTGCGTGGGAGTCGCCCGTCGGCCGCACGCGCGCGACGCCGCAGTGGGCGCTTCATCGGCGTGGTGGTGTCGTCTACCGGCCAGCCGCACCCTCCTCTGCCAGGGCATGGCGGAGCAGGGCGCGGGCGGCGTCCGGGTCCGGGAGCCCGGACGTGTCGCCGGGCGTGGCGACGACGCGCCCGGCCAGCTCGGTGCCGAGGCGGGTGGCCGCGCCAGGCCCGGCTCCCGACAGCCTGGCCGCCAGGTAGCCGCCGAGGAACGCGTCGCCCGCACCGACGGGATCACGCACCTCGCGGGCAGCGCTCGGCACGTGCACGGGCCCCGATGCCCCCGCATACCAGGCGCCCTCGGGACCACCCTTGAGCACCACCTCCCCCACCCCGGCGGCCCTGGCCGCGGCGAACACCCGCGCCGGATCGCTCTCACCGAACAGCACCCGCGACTCGTCCTGCCCGAGCACCAGCAGCCCGGCCCTGGGCAGGAGCGGCGCGAGCGCGGGCACCGGCAGGGCGGGGCGCAGGTTCGGGTCGAGGACGACCAGGGCGTCTCCCGCCCGCTCACACAGGGCGGCGACCAGCCGGGCCGGTCCGGGCCCGAGCGCGGCTGTCAGGCCGGAGACCACCATCGCGCGGGGACGCCGGGCCAGGATCGGCCCGGCGTCGGGGACGTCCATGGCGGAGGCGGCCGAGCCCGCGCGGTAGTAGTGGACGCGCCGCCCGCCGTCCGGCCTGATCTCCTTGAAGAACACGCCGGTGGGACGGCCTGGGTCGGTGATCATCAGGCCGGTGTCCACGCCCCTGTCCGCCGCATCGCGCAGCACGCGCGTCCCGAACGGGTCCGTCCCGACGCGCGAGGCGAACGCCGCCCGCAGGCCGAGCCGGGCGACCGCCGTGCACACGTTCAGCTCGGCGCCCGCGACGGAGGCGTCGAAGCGCGCCGCCCCCGCGAGGTCGTCCGCCTCCAGCAGCACCATGGCCTCACCGACACCCACCACGTCGAGCCGCCCGGCATCGTCCTGCGCCCTGGCATCGGCCCGCGATGCGGCACCGGCTTCCGGCTCGGCTGCGTGGCCGGTCATGGGAGGAACCGGGCCCGGAGGTCCGGGCGGAGATAGGCGGCGGGCGAGGCGATCGACAGCCCGCCGTCCACCGGCAGGACCGCCCCGGTGATGAACGCGGCGCTGGGCGAGGCGAGGAAGGCCACCGCCTCGGCCACGTCCCGCGGCGTGCCGGTGCGCCCGAGCGGATAGCCTTCCGCGGCGTTCCGCAAGCCCTCCCCGCCGATCAGGCCGGGAGCCACCGAGTTGACGCGGATCCCGGCGGGGCCGTACTCCAGGGCGAGCTGTCGGACGAACGCATCCAGCCCGCCCTTGGCGGCGGCGTACGCGGGCACGCCCGGCGCGGCCAGGAACGCGTTGACCGAGCTGACCGCGACGACGGCGGAGCCAGGCGGCAGGTGGGGCAGCGCGGCCCTGCACAGGTGGAAGGCGGCGTCCAGGGTGGCCCCGATCGCGGACCTCCACTGCTCGTCGGTGGTGCGCACCACGGACGCGACCGGCATCACGGCCGTGGCCAGCACCAGGACGTCCAGCCGGCCGAGGGCGCCCAGGGCCTCGGCGACGGCGGCGTTCGCCTCGGCCGGGACGGCGCAGTCGCGCACGAGGAAGCCGTCGTAGACGGGGTCGGCGCACGGCTGCAGGCCGATCCCGGCCACCCGGTCGCCCCGCTCGGCGAACGCGGCGGCGATGGCCAGCCCGATGCCCGAGTTCCCGCCCGCCACCAGCACCCCCCGCGCTCCGGGCGCCGACGCTTCCTGCGCCCCGCCCGCGACCAAGCCGGGCGTGCGCGTCGAGCCGCCGCCCACCGTCACCACAACCCGGCCATGAGCGCCTCGAGGAGGGCACGACTGTGACGGTCCAGCGGCCGGGCAGGAGAGCGTACGGCGGCCGAGTCGATGAGCCCCCGCCGGACCAGCACCTCCTTGTGCACCGCCCAGGCCAGGCCAGGCTGCATGCCGAAGCGGATCAACGGCAACAGCCCGGCATGCCCCGCGCGCGCCCGCTCGGCGCGCCCGGCCGCCCAGTCGGCGAGCACCGGCGCGAGCAGGTCGGTGAACTCGCAGGCGGGCATCGTGCCCACGGCCCCCAGCGCGTACTCCTCCAGGCAGAACAGCGCGTTCTGCCCGCCGAAGACGGCGAAGCCGTCGGGGACGCCCGCGGCCACCGCCCCCACCTTGGGCGCGGTCGGCGGCGCCTCCACCTTCACCGAGGTGACGCCGTCCAGCTTGCTCAGCTCCACGATCAGCGACTCCGGCATGCTGACGCCGGTGGCGCCCGGCGCGTCCTGCACCATCACGTCGATCCCCGCCCGCTCGGCCACGACGCCGTAGAAGTCGACGAGCTGCGCCCCGGACGGCTTGACCAGGTACGGCGGCAGCACCATGAGGGCGTCGGCACCCCCGTCCCTGGCGGCGAACGCCTGTTCGAGGGCGGTGGCGGTGCTGGTCGCGCCGACGCCCGCGACGACCGGGGCGTCGCCGGCGGCGGCCCGTACCTCGGCGAGCACGCGCACGCGGTCGCCGGCGGTCAGGGCGAAGCCCTCGCTGGCCATCCCGAACACGGCCACTCCGTCGGCTCCGGAGGCGAGCTGCCACTCGGTCAGCCTGCGCAGGCTCGGCAGATCGAGCTCGCCGTCATCGGCGAAGGGGGTGGCGAGGATGGGGATCAGTCCAGACAGAACCAACGGATACTCCCTTTCAGACAAAAGGTGGTGGGTCACAGGGCGCCGGGGTCGACGTCCACGCCGAGGCCGGGCCCGGACGGCACGGGGAAGCCGGTCGCGTCACCGGGCAGCGGCGCGGTGAGGATCGAGCCGGCCACCTCGCAGGTGGTGGGCTGGTACTCGAAGAACGCCAGGTTCCCGAGGGCGGCGCTGACGTGGACGCCGGCGGCCAGCGCCACCCCGAGCCCGGTGGAGTGGTGCGGCGCGACCCGGACGTGGTGCGCGGCGGCGAGCTCGGCGATGGACATCAGCTCGGTGATGCCGGTGCGCCCCACGTCGGGCTGGGCCAGGCCGACGGCGCGGCGGCCCAGCCAGTGGGCGAACTCGTACCGGTTACGCAGGCTCTCGCCGACGGCGACGGGCAGGTCGGCGCGGCGGACGAGCTCCCTGTGCCCCTCGACGTCCTCGGGGGCGAGCGGCGCCTCCAGGAACAGCGCGCCGCGCTCGGCCAGCCCGCGGGCCAGGCGGACGGCCTGCGGCACGTCGTAGACCCAGTGCGCGTCGACGGCGACCCGCAGCCCCGACGCGGCGACGGCGTCGTAGGTGGCGAGGTCCTCCTCGACGCCGTGCCCGAGGTGCAGCTTGACCATGGTGGCACCCTTGAGGGCCCATTCCCCGGCCAGCTCGGCGCGTTCGGCGTCGGTGGGGCGGGGCAGGCCGCTCACGTACACGGGGACGTTCGAGCGGAAGGCGCCGCCGAGCAGGGAGGCGACGGACCGGCCGGTGAGGCGGCCGGTGAGGTCCCACAGTGCGATGTCCACGGCGGCCAGCGCGTCGGCCTGGTGGCCGGAGAGGTGGCCGCGCTCGCGCATGAGGCCGGTCAGTTTGTCCCAGAGCGGGCGGATCCGCGTGGGGTCCTCGCCGATCAGCACGGGGGCGAGCAGCTTCTCCACGATCGCGGCGGGCACCTCGGGCGCGACGGGCGCGAGCGCCTCGCCCCACCCGGTGGTGCCGTCGTCGGCGGTGATCGAGACGAGCAGTGTCTCGAAGCGGGCCGAGTAGAGGCTGCGCCACGGCGGGCGGACGAAGTAGCCCTCCTCCTGCGCGGGTGCGCCGAGGTAGGCGTCACGGTGCCGGAGCTTCACCGGGAAACATTGCACTTGACGGATTTGCGCCATGTGCGTGACCATCCCACATAGTGCAAGCCGATTGCAATGGAGACAGGGTGGCTTCCGATCAGAGCAACAACCAGAGCGTCGAGCGGGCCATCTCGGTCCTGCGCGCGTTCCTGACGGGCCGGCCGGAGCTGCGGGTGTCGGACGTCGCCAAGGCCACCGGGCTCGGCGTCTCGACCGCCTCGCGCCTGCTGGCCACGCTGGAGACGCTGGAGTTCGTCGAGCGGGACGAGGTCAGCGGCCTCTACCGGCTGGGCACCGCGCCGATCACGCTCGGCGGCGTCGCGCTCAACCAGAACCCGGTGCACCGGGAGGCCCGCCAGGTCGCCCAGGACCTCGCCGCCGCGCTCGGCCTCGGCGTCAACGTGGCCGTGCGGCGCGGCGAGTCGATGTTCTACCTGCTGAACTTCGAGGGCAGGCTGGCGCCCCGGTCGTTCGTGCTGACCGGCCAGCGCAAGCCGCTGTACGCGACGGGCATCGGCAAGTGCCTGCTGCTCGCGCTCACCCCGCAGGAGCGGCGGGAGCTGATCCCCGAGGCGTCGATGCAGCAGTTCACCTCGCGCACGATCGTCACGCACGAGCGGCTCGACCAGGAGCTGGCCGGGGTGGTCGGGCGCGGGTACGCCACCGAGGTGGAGGAGCTGGCGTTCGGCCGGGCCTGCGTCGCGGCACCCATCCGCGACATGTCGGGCGCGGTGGTGGCGGCGATCTCCATCTCGGGCCCGCTGTCGGCGATCGCCCTGGAGGCGCGCGAGGCCGAGCTGGCCCGCACGGTCATCGAGACCGCCGACTCGATCAGCATCGGCCTCGGCTACGTCGGCCCGGTCCACGCTGTCGCGGCGGGCACGCAGTGAACCGCCGGCTGACCGACGGCCAGTTCGCCTGGCTGCTCATGGTGCCGGGCCTGGCGCTGTTCGGCGCCATCATCGCCTACCCGCTGGTGTCGGCGCTGGTCACGGGCTTCTTCGAGCAGAGCCTGGTGCGCCCGGGGCGCGCGTTCGTCGGCCTGGACAACTTCGCCGACCTGCTCGGCGGCGACTTCTGGCCGGTGCTGCGCAACACGCTGGTCTTCACGCTCGGCGCGACGATCGCGCCGTTCGTCATCGGATACGCGCTCGCCCTGGCGCTCAACGCCGGGTTGCCCGGCTGGCTGCGCGGCGTGTTCCTGTTCCCCTGGGTGATCCCCGGCGTGGTCGTCTCGTTCCTGTGGCTGTGGATCTTCAACGCCAACTACGGCGTGCTGAACGGCCTGCTCGGCACGCACGTGAGCTGGCTCGGCGCGCCCGCCACCGCCATGATCGCGGTGATCGTGACGAAGACCTGGGCGAGCTTCCCCTGGATGATGGTCATGCTGCTCGCGGGCCTGCAGACGATGCCGAAGGAACTGCACGAGGCCGCCGCCGTCGACGGCGCGGGCGCGATCCGCCGCTTCAGGTCGGTGACGGTGCCGCACATGCGCGCGATCGCCGGCATCGCCTTCCTGCTGGAGTTCATCTGGAACTTCCAGCACTTCGACACCATCTACGTCCTGACCGGGGGCGGCCCCGCCGGGGCGACGAAGACGTTCGCCGTGGCCGTCTACGACACCGCGTTCAAGGGCTTCGACCTGGGCCACGCCACCGCGCTGGGCGGCCTGTGGATGTTGCTGCTGCTCGTCCTCATGGCCTTCTACCTGAGGAAGGAGAACGCATGACGGCCACGCTGTCGCGCTCCGTCCCGATCACCCGCGCGCCGAGGCGGAGGAGGCCGCGCTCGCGCGCCGCCGCCTGGGCGGCCGTCGTGGTCATCGGGTTCTTCGGGCTCGCCCCGATCTACTGGCTGGTCGTCACCGCGTTCACGCCGGACGAGCGGGCCTTCACCTTCCCGCCCTCCCTGGTGCCGACCGAGATCACCTTCGACCACTTCACCAAGCTGGCCGGGAACGAGCAGCTGTTCGGCTACCTCGTCAACAGCGTCGTCGTGTCGGTCCTGACGGCCTTCCTGAGCGTCGTGGTCTCGGCGTACATGGCGTACGCGTTCTCCAAGTTCCGCTACCGCGGGCGCAAGTCGCTCATGCACCTCGTGCTGGCCTCCCAGCTGTTCCCCCAGGCGCTGCTGCTCGTCACCCTGTACGCCGTCTTCAGCGCGTCGGGGCTGCTCGGCAGCTACACCGCGCTCATCCTGTCGTTCACCACCTTCACGCTGCCGCTGTGCGTGTGGATGCTGAAGGGCATCTTCGACACGGTGCCGTCCACGCTGATGGAGGCGGCCGCGATCGACGGCGCCTCCCGCTGGCGGACGCTGCACAGGATCGCGCTGCCGCTGGCCGCGCCCGGCCTGGTCGCGGCTGGGCTGTTCGCGTTCGTCCGGGCCTGGAACGACTTCATCTTCGCGCTCACCCTCACCGACCCGGACCGGCAGACCCTGCCCCCCGGCCTGGTGCACACCTATCTCGGGGAGTTCCAAACCGCCTGGCCGGACCTCATGGCCGCGTCCTTCGTCGTCTCGCTCCCGGTCATCGCCGCGTTCATGTTCCTGCAGCGGTACCTGGTCGGCGGGCTCACGGCGGGCGCGGTCAAGGGCTGACCCCCACCCCCACCCCGTAGGAGAAACATGGAAACGCTCAACCGCCGCGCCGCCTTCCGCCTGGCCGGCCTGTCCGCGCTCGGCGCCGCCCTGACCGCCTGCGCGCCCGACGCCGCCGGAGGAGGCGCGCCCCAGGGCGACGCCGCGGCCAAGACGTTCGGCTTCACCTCCTGGTCGCTGAACGAGGAGGCGCAGAAGGCCGCCGTGCAGGCGACCGTGGACGCGTACGCGGCCAGGAACGGCGTCAAGATCGACACCGCGTCGTTCCCGTACAACGAGTACCTCAACCAGGTGACGCTGAAGCTGCGCGGCGGCCAGCTCACCGGCGCCGTCCAGCTCGACATCTCCTGGCTGGCCGC
The nucleotide sequence above comes from Nonomuraea gerenzanensis. Encoded proteins:
- a CDS encoding amidohydrolase family protein, with the protein product MIDCHVHLWDLDQGHPWIRPGSPHHRTFTADDLAASGADVVGLTGAILVEASRGDRAENVLLRDLRLRHPGLLLGHVGNLNTCAGLGPERFADLLARTRPNGMRLGGASWDATPPGARALLPVLARYGVALEVNLHHEAVPAAAEAAARHPGLTVIVDHLGNPANLAAADPGEWREQVRRAARMPGVFMKISGLLTQQHGVPEERVADLVAHAVGEFGPGRCMIGSDWPICLARGSRAASLRLARRGLTGLDDAGRGLVLSGTAGRAYGLTPQVDNDRGPCFDAPVAIDKR
- a CDS encoding acetylxylan esterase — translated: MAQFDLPLDQLEQYRPALPEPPDLDAFWAKTLAESDAFDLAMTAEPVANGLATIDTFDVTFAGYGGHPVRGWLHLPVTRTGPLPVVVEYLGYGSGRGVPHEKRLWACAGYAHLVMDSRGQGADTPDPDVATGDVAAPGFLTRGVLDPQRYYYRRLYTDAVRAVAAVRTHPAVDPARVAVTGTSQGGGIALAAAGLAPGLRAVLPDVPFLCCFPRAATFTDQPPYVEITRYVKLHRAHAQTVMRTLSYFDAAVLARRATAPALFSVGLMDRICPPSTVYAAFNHYGERAALPSGDKQISVYPFNDHEGGGPDHEVVKLAWLADRLSPSIPAKR
- a CDS encoding GntR family transcriptional regulator, which produces MASTPQVSGFASRLATSKDSVRPTLISDRVYELLRQAIVEGDLAPNDRVVESEIARRLGVSQAPVREAVKQLAREGLLVHVPRRGNFVVEISTQDAEYARQVREPLERLAATMAAERITAEQLGELGELVAEMRGAVEVNDVGRFRDVDIAFHTRVVQIAGNPFLTRMWEVLEPNLRALRAIADPLFEGDWRAMADEHGRLVALLGDGDAATAADAFADHAAGRSPVPDRRTRRKSAGSVT
- a CDS encoding sugar kinase; this encodes MTGHAAEPEAGAASRADARAQDDAGRLDVVGVGEAMVLLEADDLAGAARFDASVAGAELNVCTAVARLGLRAAFASRVGTDPFGTRVLRDAADRGVDTGLMITDPGRPTGVFFKEIRPDGGRRVHYYRAGSAASAMDVPDAGPILARRPRAMVVSGLTAALGPGPARLVAALCERAGDALVVLDPNLRPALPVPALAPLLPRAGLLVLGQDESRVLFGESDPARVFAAARAAGVGEVVLKGGPEGAWYAGASGPVHVPSAAREVRDPVGAGDAFLGGYLAARLSGAGPGAATRLGTELAGRVVATPGDTSGLPDPDAARALLRHALAEEGAAGR
- a CDS encoding SDR family NAD(P)-dependent oxidoreductase, encoding MVTVGGGSTRTPGLVAGGAQEASAPGARGVLVAGGNSGIGLAIAAAFAERGDRVAGIGLQPCADPVYDGFLVRDCAVPAEANAAVAEALGALGRLDVLVLATAVMPVASVVRTTDEQWRSAIGATLDAAFHLCRAALPHLPPGSAVVAVSSVNAFLAAPGVPAYAAAKGGLDAFVRQLALEYGPAGIRVNSVAPGLIGGEGLRNAAEGYPLGRTGTPRDVAEAVAFLASPSAAFITGAVLPVDGGLSIASPAAYLRPDLRARFLP
- a CDS encoding dihydrodipicolinate synthase family protein yields the protein MVLSGLIPILATPFADDGELDLPSLRRLTEWQLASGADGVAVFGMASEGFALTAGDRVRVLAEVRAAAGDAPVVAGVGATSTATALEQAFAARDGGADALMVLPPYLVKPSGAQLVDFYGVVAERAGIDVMVQDAPGATGVSMPESLIVELSKLDGVTSVKVEAPPTAPKVGAVAAGVPDGFAVFGGQNALFCLEEYALGAVGTMPACEFTDLLAPVLADWAAGRAERARAGHAGLLPLIRFGMQPGLAWAVHKEVLVRRGLIDSAAVRSPARPLDRHSRALLEALMAGLW
- a CDS encoding mandelate racemase/muconate lactonizing enzyme family protein, encoding MKLRHRDAYLGAPAQEEGYFVRPPWRSLYSARFETLLVSITADDGTTGWGEALAPVAPEVPAAIVEKLLAPVLIGEDPTRIRPLWDKLTGLMRERGHLSGHQADALAAVDIALWDLTGRLTGRSVASLLGGAFRSNVPVYVSGLPRPTDAERAELAGEWALKGATMVKLHLGHGVEEDLATYDAVAASGLRVAVDAHWVYDVPQAVRLARGLAERGALFLEAPLAPEDVEGHRELVRRADLPVAVGESLRNRYEFAHWLGRRAVGLAQPDVGRTGITELMSIAELAAAHHVRVAPHHSTGLGVALAAGVHVSAALGNLAFFEYQPTTCEVAGSILTAPLPGDATGFPVPSGPGLGVDVDPGAL
- a CDS encoding IclR family transcriptional regulator, which produces MASDQSNNQSVERAISVLRAFLTGRPELRVSDVAKATGLGVSTASRLLATLETLEFVERDEVSGLYRLGTAPITLGGVALNQNPVHREARQVAQDLAAALGLGVNVAVRRGESMFYLLNFEGRLAPRSFVLTGQRKPLYATGIGKCLLLALTPQERRELIPEASMQQFTSRTIVTHERLDQELAGVVGRGYATEVEELAFGRACVAAPIRDMSGAVVAAISISGPLSAIALEAREAELARTVIETADSISIGLGYVGPVHAVAAGTQ
- a CDS encoding carbohydrate ABC transporter permease; its protein translation is MNRRLTDGQFAWLLMVPGLALFGAIIAYPLVSALVTGFFEQSLVRPGRAFVGLDNFADLLGGDFWPVLRNTLVFTLGATIAPFVIGYALALALNAGLPGWLRGVFLFPWVIPGVVVSFLWLWIFNANYGVLNGLLGTHVSWLGAPATAMIAVIVTKTWASFPWMMVMLLAGLQTMPKELHEAAAVDGAGAIRRFRSVTVPHMRAIAGIAFLLEFIWNFQHFDTIYVLTGGGPAGATKTFAVAVYDTAFKGFDLGHATALGGLWMLLLLVLMAFYLRKENA
- a CDS encoding carbohydrate ABC transporter permease; the protein is MTATLSRSVPITRAPRRRRPRSRAAAWAAVVVIGFFGLAPIYWLVVTAFTPDERAFTFPPSLVPTEITFDHFTKLAGNEQLFGYLVNSVVVSVLTAFLSVVVSAYMAYAFSKFRYRGRKSLMHLVLASQLFPQALLLVTLYAVFSASGLLGSYTALILSFTTFTLPLCVWMLKGIFDTVPSTLMEAAAIDGASRWRTLHRIALPLAAPGLVAAGLFAFVRAWNDFIFALTLTDPDRQTLPPGLVHTYLGEFQTAWPDLMAASFVVSLPVIAAFMFLQRYLVGGLTAGAVKG